From Paenibacillus sp. PK3_47, the proteins below share one genomic window:
- a CDS encoding PRD domain-containing protein, whose translation MSREFEQFQVQRVIGNNVVMVQGEKNGKEYVIIGKGIGFAAKNEGVIAADDHRIEKLFRLEDREEWSQYQILLEDIDPKVMKITDEIIGDITCQFPGKLNDKIYLALPSHIQFTIYRLRSGMDIINPFLQETKMTFPKEFEIASKAADKISAGFNVKIPEDEVGFLTYHVYSAVSNVPVGQLVKVSNIVSELIEMIREEKNITFEQGSMNHVRLMIHLRFSLERILQGSLIDNPFVKHIKKEYKTEYKLAQKLGKIMQSKLEASIPEEELCFLAMHLHRLFQTVEKNK comes from the coding sequence TTGTCGCGGGAATTTGAGCAATTTCAGGTGCAGCGTGTGATCGGAAACAACGTTGTGATGGTTCAAGGGGAAAAGAACGGCAAGGAATATGTGATTATAGGCAAAGGCATAGGCTTTGCTGCCAAAAATGAGGGTGTTATCGCTGCCGACGATCACCGGATCGAAAAGCTGTTTCGGCTTGAAGACCGGGAAGAGTGGAGCCAGTACCAGATTCTGCTGGAGGATATAGATCCTAAAGTCATGAAGATCACCGATGAGATTATCGGAGATATCACCTGCCAGTTTCCCGGCAAGTTAAACGACAAGATTTATTTGGCGCTCCCAAGTCATATCCAGTTCACCATTTACCGTTTGCGCAGCGGGATGGATATTATCAATCCTTTTTTACAGGAAACCAAAATGACCTTCCCGAAGGAATTTGAGATCGCTTCCAAAGCAGCTGACAAAATCAGTGCCGGATTTAATGTCAAGATTCCCGAAGATGAAGTGGGCTTCCTGACTTACCACGTATACTCCGCTGTCAGCAACGTTCCGGTAGGGCAGCTGGTAAAGGTATCGAATATTGTAAGCGAGCTGATCGAAATGATCAGGGAAGAAAAAAATATAACTTTTGAGCAAGGCAGCATGAATCACGTACGGCTGATGATTCATCTGCGCTTTTCGCTGGAAAGAATTTTGCAGGGATCATTAATAGATAATCCATTCGTTAAGCACATTAAGAAAGAGTACAAAACGGAATATAAGCTGGCGCAAAAGCTTGGAAAAATCATGCAGAGTAAACTTGAAGCTTCTATTCCTGAAGAAGAGTTATGCTTCCTTGCTATGCATCTGCACCGGCTGTTCCAGACCGTGGAGAAAAATAAATAG
- a CDS encoding ABC transporter permease subunit, whose translation MRIIIGMTCKELLRKRVMILTLLLTVVFLIAFWFVASTIGSNSFIESDASSATILIARFSNGVFILTLGFFFGSFVIAFLAIFSSFSVISGEAEQGVMQALLPRPLPRWKWYMGRWLGYVSLGVLYALILFIAILAITQVHAAIPQEAGALIKSFLLFASAVPLLISLSMLGSGVFSALGNGVFMTMLYGAGWLGGMIDKVSGSLQLEGDGMNMLNNLTGIMSLLMPVDGLQRKMMGELLSFEDLSGLVGFSGSSMGLTDISSVPSGSFVIYAACYTLLALFTGLWRFQRKDL comes from the coding sequence ATGAGAATAATCATCGGCATGACCTGTAAAGAGCTGCTTCGTAAAAGAGTAATGATCCTCACCCTTCTATTGACCGTAGTGTTCCTGATTGCCTTCTGGTTTGTCGCCAGTACAATCGGCAGTAACTCCTTTATAGAAAGTGATGCAAGCAGTGCCACTATTCTCATTGCCCGTTTTTCGAACGGGGTTTTTATTCTGACGCTTGGTTTTTTCTTTGGCAGCTTCGTCATTGCCTTTCTGGCCATATTTAGTTCATTCTCTGTAATTTCCGGGGAGGCGGAACAAGGTGTGATGCAGGCGCTCCTTCCGAGACCGCTGCCGCGCTGGAAATGGTATATGGGACGGTGGCTGGGTTATGTATCGCTTGGTGTGCTATATGCGCTTATATTGTTTATTGCAATCCTGGCTATTACCCAGGTACATGCGGCCATACCGCAAGAAGCGGGAGCTTTAATCAAGTCTTTCCTGCTGTTCGCCTCAGCGGTCCCGCTGCTGATCAGCCTATCCATGCTCGGCTCAGGCGTATTCTCGGCATTGGGCAACGGTGTATTCATGACCATGCTCTATGGGGCAGGCTGGCTCGGGGGAATGATTGACAAGGTAAGCGGATCATTGCAGCTGGAAGGGGACGGCATGAATATGCTTAATAACCTGACAGGTATTATGTCGCTATTGATGCCGGTAGACGGTTTACAGCGGAAGATGATGGGGGAACTGCTAAGCTTCGAGGATCTCAGCGGACTGGTCGGCTTTTCCGGGAGCAGTATGGGCCTGACGGATATAAGCTCTGTGCCCTCTGGCAGCTTTGTCATTTATGCAGCCTGCTATACCTTACTTGCACTGTTCACCGGCTTATGGCGGTTTCAGCGGAAGGATCTTTAA
- a CDS encoding GTP cyclohydrolase II: protein MKPDILSILQNKIKRITMDDSTNILVGPITLPVNLDGETVTFKWYSWLKTTDEELMQGDSQAATELLISRLSSMNLADGQQSSVLVYGDFEGSEEALIRMHSICHTGDIFGSKRCDCGFQLRQSMKMIAQHGAGALFYLANHEGRGIGLFSKAMAYILQEEGYDTVEANLELGFADDSRDYRDAISVLQHLRSKPVTLITNNPKKMEALRAAGMNTGKRIPLWGDVSVFNEKYLRTKVARSGHLEAVVNPDFFEGRVAK, encoded by the coding sequence ATGAAACCTGATATTCTTTCTATATTGCAGAACAAGATCAAGCGGATAACGATGGATGATTCCACGAACATCCTAGTCGGACCTATTACACTTCCAGTGAATCTGGACGGAGAGACCGTTACTTTCAAATGGTACAGCTGGTTGAAGACAACCGATGAAGAACTGATGCAGGGGGATTCTCAGGCGGCAACGGAGCTGCTGATCTCGCGTCTGTCCTCCATGAATCTCGCTGACGGGCAGCAGTCAAGTGTACTCGTCTATGGTGATTTCGAAGGCTCGGAAGAAGCTTTAATCCGGATGCACAGCATCTGCCATACCGGAGATATTTTTGGCAGCAAACGCTGTGATTGCGGCTTCCAGCTGCGCCAGTCCATGAAGATGATTGCCCAGCACGGCGCCGGCGCGCTCTTCTACCTTGCCAATCACGAAGGCAGAGGCATCGGCCTGTTCAGCAAAGCTATGGCTTACATCCTTCAGGAAGAAGGATATGATACGGTTGAAGCCAATCTGGAGCTCGGCTTTGCCGATGATTCCAGAGACTACAGAGACGCAATCAGCGTCCTGCAGCATCTGCGCAGCAAACCGGTAACTTTGATCACCAATAACCCGAAGAAGATGGAAGCTTTGCGGGCTGCCGGCATGAATACGGGCAAGAGAATACCGCTTTGGGGCGATGTCTCTGTTTTTAATGAAAAGTATCTGCGGACCAAAGTTGCCCGTTCCGGCCACCTGGAAGCTGTAGTGAATCCGGATTTCTTCGAGGGCAGAGTCGCCAAATAA
- a CDS encoding PTS glucose transporter subunit IIA — MFSKWKSKKEEQHTEQQIEIMAPVSGQALPLAEVPDETFAGGHMGSGVAIKPAEGILKAPFDGTVAHIVKTNHALILEHPSGLQLLLHIGIDTVSLKGSAFVSRVQTGDRVTAGETLIEFDLEAIHAAGLQSISPIIVTLTEEIPPEVVSLYGQVTAGQDPVLRVASKQ; from the coding sequence ATGTTTTCCAAATGGAAATCCAAAAAGGAAGAGCAGCATACAGAACAGCAAATCGAGATCATGGCACCGGTCAGCGGGCAGGCGCTTCCTCTTGCCGAGGTTCCGGATGAGACGTTTGCCGGGGGTCATATGGGTAGCGGGGTGGCTATTAAGCCTGCCGAAGGGATCCTCAAGGCTCCGTTTGACGGGACCGTGGCCCATATCGTGAAAACAAATCATGCTCTGATCCTGGAGCATCCTTCCGGATTGCAGCTTTTGCTGCATATCGGCATTGATACGGTCAGTCTCAAAGGAAGCGCTTTTGTCAGCCGCGTCCAGACTGGTGACCGCGTGACAGCCGGAGAGACTCTGATTGAGTTCGATCTTGAAGCCATACATGCAGCAGGACTGCAAAGTATTTCTCCTATTATTGTGACCCTTACGGAGGAGATTCCGCCAGAGGTAGTATCCTTGTACGGCCAGGTTACCGCCGGCCAGGATCCTGTACTTAGAGTGGCTTCAAAGCAGTAA
- a CDS encoding ABC transporter ATP-binding protein yields the protein MSEPAIETNSLTKVYSNGRGCRDVTITVGKGEAFGFLGPNGAGKSTFVKMLVGLTSPSGGSATLFGHTIGSLEAKARIGYLPELYRYQEWLTGEEVVRLHARLCRVDKTAADKRVPQLLDEVGIGQRGRDRVKHYSKGMQQRLGLACALVNEPALVFLDEPSSALDPVGRMEVRRILERLKERGVTIFLNSHLLEDVEVLCDRMALLNDGGILRHGKVSEILHKRSTWLLKVGGYSPFLLSWLQETTGLHIRQSSEIIDGSTTWLEAELEDEEQAGWLNALIVEQGMTLYEVTRKKEHLTDWFMDAVSGLSHRGERV from the coding sequence ATGAGTGAACCGGCCATTGAGACCAATTCGCTGACCAAGGTCTACAGCAACGGACGCGGCTGCCGGGATGTTACGATTACCGTAGGGAAAGGGGAAGCCTTCGGCTTCCTCGGCCCTAACGGGGCCGGAAAAAGCACTTTTGTCAAAATGCTCGTCGGCCTGACTTCTCCTTCCGGCGGAAGTGCCACCCTGTTCGGTCATACCATCGGTTCTCTCGAAGCAAAGGCTAGAATCGGTTATTTGCCCGAATTATACCGTTATCAGGAATGGCTCACGGGTGAAGAAGTGGTCAGGCTGCATGCCAGGCTATGCCGGGTGGATAAAACTGCAGCGGACAAAAGAGTTCCGCAGCTTCTGGATGAAGTAGGGATCGGCCAGCGCGGCCGGGACCGGGTCAAACATTATTCCAAGGGGATGCAGCAGCGGCTGGGACTTGCCTGTGCATTGGTGAACGAACCTGCCCTTGTCTTTCTGGATGAGCCTTCCTCGGCACTGGACCCTGTCGGGCGGATGGAGGTCCGCAGGATCCTGGAGCGTCTGAAGGAACGGGGAGTCACCATATTTCTCAACTCCCATCTGCTTGAAGATGTTGAGGTGCTGTGCGACCGGATGGCGCTGCTGAACGACGGCGGGATCCTGCGGCACGGCAAAGTGTCTGAAATACTCCATAAGCGAAGCACCTGGCTTTTAAAAGTGGGGGGCTATTCGCCTTTTTTGCTGTCCTGGCTTCAGGAAACGACCGGACTTCATATCAGGCAGAGCTCTGAAATCATTGACGGCAGTACAACCTGGCTGGAGGCTGAACTTGAGGATGAAGAGCAGGCCGGATGGCTGAATGCACTGATTGTAGAGCAGGGGATGACATTATATGAAGTTACCCGCAAGAAAGAGCATCTCACGGACTGGTTCATGGATGCGGTGTCGGGCCTCAGCCACAGGGGGGAACGGGTATGA
- the nagE gene encoding N-acetylglucosamine-specific PTS transporter subunit IIBC — translation MLAFLQKLGKSLMLPVATMPAAAILQGFGLIDYEKDLHLGNAVGGFLNQYIAPFLTAGADAIFGNLALIFAIGVAIGFVGDAVAALSALIAYMVLTKVLAIVPLQFSFINDDVVLNMGVLGGIFAGAWAAYLYKKFHNIKMPDWLGFFAGKRFVPIITAASTMVLAVFIGMIWSPVQDVISDFGNWVVSLGAVGAFVFGTANRLLIPIGLHHVMNTIAWFQIGDFTNAAGELVHGDLTRFFAGDKTAGMFMTGFFPIMMFALPGAALAFIHTAKPEKRKMVASIFIGSAIASFLTGITEPLEFSFMFVAPLLYVVHAVLTGVAGLLMYVLDVKLGFGFSAGLIDYLVNLKLSTNAWILIPVGLAFFVVYYVLFRFIIVKFNLKTPGREDDVEDKMEETSVRGTTVPASSRAAKILDNIGGPANIQNIDACITRLRLIVKDEKAVNDNALKQLGASGVMRLGQGAVQVVFGPQSEQIKDDIKKLM, via the coding sequence ATGTTGGCTTTTTTACAAAAGTTAGGCAAGTCTCTGATGCTTCCCGTGGCAACGATGCCGGCGGCGGCCATTCTGCAGGGCTTTGGTCTGATTGATTATGAAAAGGATTTGCATTTAGGCAATGCGGTTGGAGGATTCCTGAATCAATATATCGCTCCTTTCCTTACAGCAGGTGCTGATGCTATATTCGGAAATTTGGCTTTAATATTCGCTATTGGAGTTGCAATCGGTTTTGTAGGGGATGCTGTTGCCGCATTATCGGCACTGATCGCATATATGGTCCTGACCAAAGTGCTTGCTATTGTACCGCTGCAATTTTCCTTCATTAACGATGATGTGGTGCTGAACATGGGTGTGCTGGGCGGTATTTTTGCCGGAGCCTGGGCTGCTTACCTGTACAAAAAATTCCACAACATCAAAATGCCTGACTGGCTCGGATTCTTTGCCGGAAAACGTTTTGTCCCGATCATTACAGCTGCTTCCACGATGGTGCTTGCTGTATTCATCGGTATGATCTGGAGTCCGGTACAGGATGTAATCAGTGATTTCGGCAACTGGGTTGTAAGCCTTGGTGCAGTCGGAGCCTTTGTCTTCGGTACAGCCAACCGCCTGCTGATCCCTATTGGACTGCATCACGTGATGAATACCATTGCCTGGTTTCAAATCGGCGACTTTACGAATGCAGCAGGCGAGCTGGTACACGGTGACCTTACCCGATTCTTCGCAGGGGACAAAACAGCAGGGATGTTCATGACCGGCTTCTTCCCAATCATGATGTTCGCCCTTCCGGGCGCTGCTCTGGCATTTATTCATACAGCTAAGCCGGAGAAACGTAAAATGGTTGCCTCGATCTTTATCGGATCGGCTATCGCCTCCTTCCTGACAGGGATTACGGAGCCGCTGGAGTTCTCCTTCATGTTTGTGGCCCCGCTGCTGTACGTAGTGCACGCTGTATTAACGGGTGTGGCCGGTCTGCTTATGTACGTACTGGATGTCAAGCTGGGCTTTGGCTTCTCTGCCGGTCTGATTGATTATCTGGTCAACCTGAAGCTGTCGACGAACGCGTGGATTTTGATTCCTGTAGGTCTTGCCTTTTTCGTTGTCTACTATGTATTGTTCCGTTTCATAATAGTGAAATTCAACCTGAAAACACCGGGACGCGAAGACGATGTGGAAGATAAAATGGAAGAGACCAGTGTCCGCGGCACCACAGTGCCTGCTTCCTCCAGAGCTGCCAAAATTCTTGATAACATCGGCGGTCCGGCCAATATCCAGAATATCGATGCCTGCATCACCCGGCTGCGGCTGATAGTCAAAGACGAGAAGGCCGTCAATGATAACGCATTGAAGCAGCTTGGCGCATCCGGAGTGATGAGGCTCGGCCAAGGTGCAGTCCAAGTCGTCTTTGGCCCGCAATCCGAGCAGATTAAAGATGACATCAAAAAATTAATGTAA
- a CDS encoding ABC-2 family transporter protein: protein MLGAYFDFIRIRFLTMLAYRVNYYSGILIYTLNIGVNYFTWKAIYGGGESLGGFSGAQMTTYVAVSWMARAFYFNNLDREISTDIRDGSIAIQFIRPYNYVLVKMMQGLGEGVFRFMLFMIPGMAIAMLLFPVQLPTEPSAWAGFLVMLFFSFLINSQINVITGLFAFFVENNEGMMRMKRVIVDLFSGLIVPISLFPGWLAEVLKVLPFQAITYLPGSVFTGRVQGVGIWNVLGVQVFWFVVLLIPIVWLYHAARQRLFVQGG from the coding sequence CTGCTGGGTGCTTATTTTGATTTTATCCGCATCCGGTTTCTGACGATGCTGGCTTACCGAGTCAATTACTATTCGGGCATATTAATTTATACGCTCAATATCGGGGTCAACTACTTTACCTGGAAAGCGATCTACGGCGGAGGGGAGTCACTCGGCGGCTTTTCGGGTGCGCAGATGACCACCTATGTCGCTGTGTCGTGGATGGCGCGGGCGTTTTATTTTAACAATCTGGACAGGGAAATCTCTACTGATATACGTGATGGAAGCATCGCGATCCAGTTCATCCGGCCTTATAACTATGTTCTGGTCAAAATGATGCAGGGGCTCGGCGAAGGTGTGTTCCGCTTCATGCTGTTCATGATCCCCGGTATGGCTATTGCCATGCTGTTATTTCCTGTACAGCTGCCGACAGAGCCGTCCGCATGGGCGGGGTTCCTGGTGATGCTCTTTTTCAGCTTCCTGATTAATTCACAGATCAACGTAATTACAGGCCTGTTTGCCTTTTTCGTGGAAAATAATGAAGGCATGATGCGGATGAAGCGGGTGATTGTTGACCTGTTCTCCGGCCTGATCGTTCCGATCAGCCTGTTTCCGGGCTGGCTGGCCGAAGTGCTGAAGGTACTGCCTTTTCAAGCGATTACTTACCTGCCGGGTTCTGTATTTACAGGCCGGGTGCAAGGGGTCGGCATCTGGAATGTGCTGGGCGTCCAGGTGTTCTGGTTCGTCGTGCTGCTGATTCCGATTGTCTGGCTATACCATGCGGCGCGTCAGCGGCTGTTCGTGCAGGGAGGGTGA
- a CDS encoding helix-turn-helix domain-containing protein — translation MNEFEMCPRFEKAVDLLSKRWVALIVFVLMQGPRRFGEIESCLSNLSGKVLSDRLKEMENEGIIQRTVYPEMPVRIEYSLTDKGTALAPILGEISNWSSDWIEIGVTQ, via the coding sequence ATGAATGAGTTTGAAATGTGTCCGCGCTTTGAGAAAGCGGTGGATCTGTTAAGCAAACGATGGGTCGCATTGATTGTGTTTGTGCTGATGCAGGGACCGCGCCGATTCGGCGAAATCGAGAGCTGTCTGTCCAATCTGAGCGGCAAGGTGTTATCTGACCGTTTAAAAGAAATGGAGAACGAAGGCATCATCCAGCGTACTGTATATCCTGAAATGCCTGTACGGATCGAGTACTCGCTTACTGACAAAGGAACGGCGCTGGCTCCGATTCTCGGAGAGATCAGCAACTGGTCTTCTGACTGGATCGAGATTGGCGTGACCCAGTGA
- a CDS encoding ABC transporter ATP-binding protein, protein MNAIQVQDLRKTFKVQKNREGLKGAFADLFKREYSEVTAVKDISFTIPQGEICGYIGENGAGKSTTIKMLTGILVPTSGSVTVGGFVPYEEREKFVQNIGVVFGQRSQLWWDIGVIESFQLLRKVYRVSEHDFKKRLDELVERLELQDLLNRPVRKLSLGQRMRCELVAALLHNPSILFLDEPTIGLDIVVKSEIREFLKDMNLEHGTTILLTTHDLQDIEALCSRVIMLDDGRIIYDGGLDNLKERWGTGREVLFQFGMPTKLQQLQQWSDGMPVTWTAENDLGAKVWIPRELNVSDLLARVVGKADITDIKIIETNTDDIVRSIYQSGSAEKPEDKISALQEEKEAAHV, encoded by the coding sequence ATGAATGCCATTCAAGTACAGGACTTGCGCAAAACCTTCAAAGTCCAAAAAAACCGCGAGGGCCTCAAAGGGGCCTTCGCTGATTTGTTTAAGCGGGAATATTCCGAAGTTACGGCCGTAAAGGATATTTCCTTCACGATTCCCCAGGGTGAAATCTGCGGGTATATCGGTGAGAACGGAGCAGGGAAGTCGACGACGATCAAAATGCTCACCGGTATCCTTGTGCCCACGTCTGGCAGTGTGACTGTCGGCGGATTTGTACCTTATGAGGAGCGCGAGAAATTCGTGCAGAATATCGGTGTCGTTTTTGGCCAGCGCAGCCAGCTGTGGTGGGACATCGGTGTAATTGAGTCTTTCCAGCTGCTGCGCAAGGTGTACCGGGTGTCCGAGCATGATTTTAAAAAAAGGCTGGACGAGCTCGTTGAGCGCCTGGAGCTGCAGGATCTCCTCAACCGTCCGGTCCGCAAGCTCAGCCTCGGCCAGCGGATGCGCTGTGAACTGGTGGCGGCCCTGCTGCATAATCCGTCGATTTTGTTCCTGGACGAGCCGACGATCGGTCTGGATATTGTCGTAAAATCAGAAATCCGCGAGTTTCTGAAGGATATGAACCTGGAGCATGGCACCACGATTCTTTTGACGACCCACGATCTGCAGGATATCGAAGCGCTGTGCTCCCGCGTCATTATGCTGGATGACGGCCGGATTATCTATGACGGCGGCCTCGATAATCTGAAGGAGCGCTGGGGAACCGGGCGTGAAGTGCTCTTCCAGTTCGGGATGCCCACCAAGCTGCAGCAGCTGCAGCAGTGGTCGGACGGCATGCCGGTCACCTGGACGGCCGAGAACGATCTGGGCGCCAAAGTATGGATTCCGCGTGAACTCAATGTATCGGATCTGCTGGCACGGGTGGTCGGCAAGGCGGACATCACGGATATCAAAATCATCGAGACCAATACGGACGATATTGTCCGCAGTATTTACCAGTCAGGCTCTGCAGAGAAGCCGGAGGATAAAATCTCGGCGCTGCAGGAGGAGAAAGAGGCCGCTCATGTCTGA
- a CDS encoding sigma-70 family RNA polymerase sigma factor produces the protein MNIPESEQFKALFYEHYPIVRRKLAALVRDDTAADDLAQEVFLKLYRNPPDDPGALGAWLHRVLTRAGYDYLSKKASERRLQDKQELLFQAEPSPPSGEEAVLNKLDQEDVRVWLDELPERDRQALLLRYSGYSYSEIAGELGIRPPVVGTLLSRATQKLRQHAAESLPQPD, from the coding sequence ATGAATATTCCGGAATCTGAACAATTCAAAGCATTGTTCTATGAACATTACCCTATTGTGCGGCGTAAGCTTGCCGCATTAGTACGTGACGATACAGCGGCTGATGATCTTGCCCAGGAGGTTTTTCTTAAGCTTTACCGTAATCCGCCGGATGATCCGGGGGCACTGGGTGCCTGGCTGCATAGAGTGCTGACCCGGGCCGGCTATGATTACCTGAGCAAAAAAGCCAGTGAACGGCGGCTTCAGGACAAGCAGGAGCTGTTATTTCAAGCAGAGCCGTCACCGCCCTCAGGGGAAGAAGCCGTCTTAAACAAGCTGGACCAGGAGGATGTCCGGGTATGGCTGGACGAACTGCCTGAGCGGGACCGGCAGGCGCTGCTGCTGCGGTACTCCGGGTACAGCTACAGCGAGATTGCCGGTGAGCTCGGCATCAGGCCTCCGGTTGTGGGTACCCTGCTGAGCCGCGCTACACAGAAACTAAGGCAGCATGCAGCAGAATCCCTGCCCCAGCCTGATTAA
- a CDS encoding ABC-2 family transporter protein, with product MRRVSGCSCREGEEKVYYLGLLWEYLKNYMKTRLTYRADFWVEVISDLLFQATNFIFILVIFMHTDSLGGWNQNEVIFVYGFFMVPYGVFSCFINMWGFSERYIVKGEMDRVLTRPAHNLFQIFLENVDPPALFGSVIGVIIMAISGANLGLPFEWWTIPALIILTLSAVAIYTGIYTTLTSLSFYSDAPTGILPLMYNIQSYGRYPVTIYNRAIQVLLTWIIPFAFVGVYPAALFLDREEMRGMALLTPVVGAVFLGIGLLSWNYGVRRYKGAGS from the coding sequence ATGCGGCGCGTCAGCGGCTGTTCGTGCAGGGAGGGTGAGGAAAAGGTGTATTACCTGGGATTGTTATGGGAGTATCTCAAAAATTATATGAAGACCCGCCTGACCTACCGCGCCGATTTCTGGGTGGAGGTCATTTCGGATCTTTTGTTTCAGGCAACCAATTTTATTTTTATTCTGGTTATCTTTATGCATACCGACAGCCTGGGCGGCTGGAATCAGAATGAAGTAATCTTTGTGTATGGATTCTTCATGGTTCCTTACGGGGTGTTCAGCTGCTTCATTAACATGTGGGGCTTCAGTGAGCGTTATATCGTCAAAGGCGAGATGGACCGTGTCCTGACGCGTCCGGCACATAATCTGTTTCAGATTTTCCTGGAAAATGTGGACCCGCCGGCACTGTTCGGCTCGGTCATCGGTGTAATCATTATGGCGATCAGCGGGGCGAATCTCGGGCTGCCTTTTGAGTGGTGGACGATTCCGGCGCTCATTATCCTTACGCTGAGTGCGGTAGCCATCTATACCGGTATCTATACAACGCTGACGTCGCTGTCCTTCTACTCGGATGCACCGACAGGGATCCTGCCGCTGATGTATAACATCCAGAGCTATGGCCGTTATCCGGTCACCATCTATAACCGTGCGATTCAGGTGCTGCTCACCTGGATTATTCCGTTTGCGTTCGTCGGCGTGTATCCGGCTGCGCTTTTCCTGGACCGGGAGGAGATGCGGGGAATGGCGCTGCTGACGCCAGTGGTGGGTGCGGTGTTCCTTGGGATCGGGCTGCTCAGCTGGAATTACGGTGTGCGGCGTTATAAAGGTGCGGGGTCTTAA